TTTGTCAAAAATGATTACATTCTGCTTTAAAATGATTTGTCAAACACGGTGGCTGAATAGCGGCGCCCTATCTGTGCTGCAAGTTCATTGCTTCCTTATCTCGCGTTGGGAATATTTCAccacatttgcatatttattgtTTCCATACGGCAGCCACCAGGCGGGCGAGCGAgacggagagagacagagacgagCTGGGTTCAGAGGACCGAGCCACATGTCGCTCTTACAACCAGAGATTTGACAGTCAACTACTGACAGTTCGTTTTCCTGGTCTGTCGTACGCGACATGAGCAAACCGGAAAAGGTTCGATTTTGCTGCTATGACATCGTGTTTTTACAACAATTGATAAATGAACTTACAGTTGGAGGTCAGTTGGTACTGGAGAGTGTTGTCAGatgtaaaaggagaaaaaggatttttacagttaaaaacaggaagtgtggcaCTGACTGATGGATTTCCCAGGGTAGAGCTTGGCCTCGCTGTGTCCCGGTACATGAGTCTCGCTCTGAGCTCTCAGCGTGTCCAGCTCATGTTTGACGATGTACTGACACTCTGCCTTACTGAGGAAGCCGTCTCCGTCCCCTGGAGAGACACAGACGAGCAAACACGCCGTGACATTCACGATAAAGGCCACAGTGATGAAGCAACAGCTCAGGGAATAGAGCCTAAGACTGCCAACTGTGATCGGTGACATCTACAATAACAACACACCATGAAATATCTTGACATTACAAATGTACATCTGTCCTAGTGTCGTCTTGAAGACAAGCTGCTCTTTCACCACAATCTAAGAAATCAAATCTCTTTCTCAAACTCATGACTTTCATTTCATCTCATATGCAAAGAGTGCTGACTCGTTAGCACACGTTACCTTGGAGATGATGGTTTGCAACTGGTTACATCCTGttcttgttcatattttatgcAGAACAACAACTGAAAACAACAAGCCATGAGAAACCGAAGCTgcttcagtcagcagcaggttctACATGCTCGGTAATCGGCTCCAAGCCGACTTAACAGCAAATTTTATCTAACTTAGCCTCATTAGTTAATTAAAATTTGTAGTTATTGTTATAATGAAAGACTTCACACTCAACACAAACTTTAAAATtagcaaacataaaaaaagagagCTGGCATTACCCATAAACTCTGTGAAGTTGTGTTTGTTAGCACAGGTGAAGCCTCTCATGGATCCATCATTGTACTCTTTAAAGAGTCCCACCTCCTCAGCACCAGAGAGAAGTCTTTGCCTTGTAGCCCCCACCAGGAAAACGTGAGGGTTTTCCTTCTCCTGACCCCCGActcccagtcccagctgctccaccagcaaATCAGCACCTGGCATACAGACACATGTAGTTGTAGATAAAGGAAACCAATGCTGGACTAGAGCAGCTCTGAGTTCCACACCTCCAATCTCTTGCTTGTCTCTTATCCTGCTGAGCAGCCATTCGATggcttcttctgtggtgtttgtggccaattccaccaccaccagaggaGTGAAACTGGTACCAGTGACATCCACCAACTGCTGCATCGTCCCCCCTCTTGGATCACCTGCAGCCAAAGGAGATCCTCAGATTTCTGCGTCCACCAAAGATtagaatgttttatttttattttcatcaagTAAAAACACTTGTTGGGGCTAAAGTGGGGTCTAGAGGTAATAATATTTGTCACACAATTTAAATGTCAGTATTTAACATGTAATATTCAAAACTTGAATAATTTATAGATTATGACATTCAAAGTTTCAGTTAAACAACGTCTGATGACAATAATGACAATTGAATATGTGCTGATTAATTGCGGGGTTGTTTAGACTTTTGGGTGCACGTCTGAGTCCTCTTAAAGCCTTTTCAGTAAGCAACCAAACATCTCTTTAACAAACcacaattttcatttttcagctcTACACAATTTTTGTTATCATTTTCAGGTTAAACTGGTCTGGTAGTCGTCATTTCCGGGCGTGGCTGGTGGAAATCGATCAGACTATCAATGGAATTTCTCAAATGATTTGACTGAGGAAATGGGGATTTTATTCAATTAAAATTTCATAAATTAATTGTTTCACATGGTGCATTTCCATGTGAAATCTTTAGAACAGAAAGCAACTTCTTAAGCCATCATTGTCTTCTAAATATTACCTTTTAGAtagatgattttaaaaaaatgaaagtggACTGaaggttttaaaggtttttagCTTTATTAGGGAGATATGACTTAGATGAAGCGGTTCATTACAAAATGTAAGACCTAAGTAAATATAATACAACATTATAACGCACTTTTGAAGTTTAACGTGAGCTGCGTTTGGAATTAAAACAACTTTACTGGGTTTTTGCTGCTTACCGGAGCTCTTTCTGCAGAGTCGTGCAGTGTTTGGGTGTTTGACAGAAAGGCTTCCGCATTGCCTCGCGCACAGCGGCAGGGTGCGCTTGTTTTGTTCACGCAGGGCACCGCTGATACCTATCGCTACACTGGAAGAACGAACCGCTCGGTGGAAATGTTCCCAATCAGAATCCTAACATCTTCAACAACGTTGACGTGACGTAATTTTTGCCTGTGTCCACATGACCGCAAGTGTCTCCAGAAGTGTATTTTGTTGTTAAAAATGGACGAACAAGTTATAACAGCAAACGAAGGGTGAGTGTCTCCTCGACTTGTACTGTGTGAAAGTTTGTATTGTAATAAAAATATTTCTCCTCTAATTGTTGGCTGGCCTTCTACAGCAACACCGGAACGTTCTGTGAACTCCGGCATGTTGTTGTCACCCAAGGAGTGACAACCTGTCAAcgtatttgtttatttaagtcctaaaaaatATCATTTTACACGGGATTACACATATACACATGACACGTGTAACTATAGTGTCGCCAATATTTGAAAGTAAACTGTATTTAGCTGTTATCGCCGTTATCCAAGggcgtatttatttatttcggGGGCCCGCAAGCATGGGGCACCTGGACTGCCCCGCAAAACACCTTGAACTTTTCATTTActataaaatattattttctgaacatttatttgattttaagcGTTTATCTCCTACCTCTTGCACAAAAGGCGGCAATAAAAGCTCAGTTTTATCCCTTCGACACCAATGAGGAACTGATTATCTTGTCATCAATCCTCGTTATGAATTAACTTGTCATAATCCTGCCACCTTCTTGGTGTTTGGTCATTTCAGAACGCTGATCTCCGCTCTAAATGTTCACGTCTTCATCTCGTTTCAGGGTTCTTGAGAGGGTGTTGTCTGTTTCCGGTGTTCACAGTTTGGTTCATAATATGTGGGGCTACGTGGACACCACTATAAGGTAGATCtgggccctgaccctgaccaacTATTTATGCTTTCAAAAATGCTTCATGTATTTACGATCTGATCCTCCTGTCCCTGCAGGTGGTGCTGGATTCCCAGCTGGCTCCCATCGTGGTGTCCCACCTCACAGAATCATCTACAGGCTGCAGAGGACATGATGCTGCGATGTAAGAAGATCCAAAGTCATCTaggaagaaaaatgttttcatcGTTGATATTTGATTTATCCTTTTTTACTGACTTGTACCTTCAGGTGTTGAGAGCCCCTTTTTAAAACAGTATGTCTCCATCTCCAATAACAACCGACTGTGGACCCTGAACTTCAACAGAGAGAGCATCGCCGGCAAAACTCCCATGGTTCTGCTCCATGGGTTTGGAGGCGGCGTGGGCCTGTGGGCTCAGAACCTAGACGCTTTGTCTCAGGACCGTCCTGTGTACgccctggacctgctgggcttCGGACAGAGCAGCAGGCCCAACTTCTCCACTGACGcgcaggaggcagagcagcagtttGTGGAGTCCATAGAGCAGTGGAGGGAAAAAGTGGGCCTTGACTCCATGATACTTCTGGGTCACAATCTGGGAGGATACCTGGCTGTGTCGTACGCCATTAAATATCCAAGAAGGTGTGGCAGATTACAGTATTCCTGACATCACTGAAACTTCACGTTTAAAATCATTTCAAGTGGACTGAGATGAAGCAGAGAGTAGTTCATTTATCGTTAGCATGACAGCAGTAAAGCAGCATGTGTCCAATAGCAACTGCACGCCTGAACCACTGATTCTGGCCACCTGAGATAACGGCGGCGTCCTCTAAGCCTCCCTCCTCCTATGCCTCCCTATCTCCCCACAATCTTCTCCCCCCATCGCTGCATTTCCAGCCTCCACCCTACAGTCCCCGAGGCACGCCAGATGAAACATCCTCAGTCCTTCATTGCTAATGCTGAGAGCTCCCTATTCCAGTCCTCTTATTCTTATCACAATAAACACAGAGTTCCTTCTTTGGGACATACTGTATATCCTAATTTCAACTGACATGCAAATGTCTTCTCTGTTCCTTccttttgaacatgtttgattA
The DNA window shown above is from Takifugu flavidus isolate HTHZ2018 chromosome 10, ASM371156v2, whole genome shotgun sequence and carries:
- the abhd5a gene encoding 1-acylglycerol-3-phosphate O-acyltransferase ABHD5 — its product is MDEQVITANEGVLERVLSVSGVHSLVHNMWGYVDTTIRWCWIPSWLPSWCPTSQNHLQAAEDMMLRCVESPFLKQYVSISNNNRLWTLNFNRESIAGKTPMVLLHGFGGGVGLWAQNLDALSQDRPVYALDLLGFGQSSRPNFSTDAQEAEQQFVESIEQWREKVGLDSMILLGHNLGGYLAVSYAIKYPRRVKHMVLVEPWGFLERPDTAEEDRPIPVWIKALGAMFTPFNPLAGLRLLGPLGPALVQILRPDFKKKFSSMFVDNTVPEYIYHMNAQSPSGETAFRNMTVPYGWAKRPMSQRMDQLQPHIPITAVYGSRSSVDSNSGAAIRELTPERPVDIITIRGAGHYVYADQPDDFNHRVLRACDKVG